Proteins co-encoded in one bacterium genomic window:
- a CDS encoding glycosyltransferase family 39 protein, producing MHYRSAQVLILAALWVLLGLLVIPTWGLTYWDFGDGNYLYVGQRINDGLVPYRDILAPQPPMHLLMSAISQRVGSWFGSAMTGARVYQMLLRIAASLMVYLAALRLFRCGFRAVLAAALYLALPIGFWWSFALQSENLEVPLLLLAFWGILGLNKRDAIIAGVASALAMHTNMTAVPYFVVNAIFLGFRRRELLPWYAGIGLGIWGIGALGAALWAGEPYWTNVVFNQVGSFPREEILGYPFAVYAKNKVISQSASVLHLEGFYILVAGAALAIGTRDAMARRKEDAKGDAWLRWEYAAWSAIGMCLSIGFVMKGGTMDYIFVIGEPAIAIFAADGIVRFMRWTLPKREELKELSLRNTLPFLRLLFPVLVLVGLVCLNPGVRNVRLTLNEQQAELPEPQVRMLKSLIETYTQPGDPILAPPFYAYITGRTVAAELAENYLWQIKWVNETHDGIEGEGVLKMNELGAMLRRQEVPLVLLDMEQTGQIPVVRNAIETHYQPIEPQPFPTRNTSLGLYIPKGQPILHDPILEPR from the coding sequence ATGCACTATCGTAGCGCTCAAGTTCTGATTCTCGCGGCCCTGTGGGTCCTCCTGGGGCTCCTCGTCATCCCGACGTGGGGGCTGACCTATTGGGACTTCGGGGATGGGAATTACCTGTACGTTGGGCAGCGCATCAACGATGGGCTGGTCCCCTATCGCGACATCCTCGCGCCGCAGCCGCCGATGCATCTTCTTATGAGCGCCATCTCACAGCGCGTCGGATCCTGGTTCGGCAGTGCGATGACCGGCGCGCGTGTCTACCAGATGCTCCTTCGCATTGCGGCGTCGCTGATGGTTTACCTCGCAGCATTGAGACTCTTTCGTTGCGGATTCCGAGCGGTTCTCGCCGCAGCGCTGTACCTTGCGCTGCCGATTGGATTCTGGTGGAGTTTTGCCCTCCAATCGGAGAACCTCGAGGTTCCGCTCCTGCTACTCGCATTCTGGGGAATCCTCGGATTGAACAAGCGCGATGCGATCATTGCGGGTGTCGCTTCGGCGTTAGCGATGCACACCAACATGACCGCCGTGCCGTACTTCGTTGTGAACGCGATCTTCCTGGGATTCCGGAGACGGGAATTGCTCCCGTGGTACGCGGGGATCGGCCTGGGGATCTGGGGCATCGGTGCACTGGGCGCAGCGCTTTGGGCAGGGGAGCCCTACTGGACGAATGTTGTCTTCAACCAGGTGGGCAGCTTCCCGCGCGAGGAAATCCTCGGCTATCCGTTCGCCGTCTATGCGAAGAACAAGGTGATCAGCCAAAGCGCGAGCGTTTTGCATCTGGAGGGCTTCTACATTCTTGTGGCGGGCGCGGCGCTGGCAATCGGGACGCGCGACGCGATGGCACGAAGGAAGGAAGACGCCAAAGGCGACGCATGGTTGCGCTGGGAATACGCCGCGTGGTCGGCCATCGGGATGTGCCTTTCCATCGGTTTCGTCATGAAGGGCGGAACGATGGACTACATCTTCGTAATCGGCGAGCCGGCCATCGCGATCTTCGCGGCGGACGGCATTGTACGTTTCATGCGCTGGACATTGCCGAAGCGCGAAGAGTTGAAGGAACTCAGCCTGCGGAACACGCTGCCTTTCCTTCGGCTTCTTTTTCCCGTGCTCGTTCTAGTCGGCCTTGTTTGTCTGAACCCCGGCGTGCGGAATGTTCGTCTGACCCTGAATGAACAACAGGCGGAATTGCCCGAACCGCAAGTGCGCATGCTCAAGAGCTTGATCGAGACGTACACCCAGCCCGGGGATCCGATTCTTGCTCCGCCGTTCTATGCCTATATCACGGGGCGGACCGTGGCCGCGGAGCTTGCGGAGAATTATCTGTGGCAAATCAAGTGGGTGAATGAAACGCACGATGGAATCGAGGGCGAAGGCGTCTTGAAGATGAATGAACTCGGCGCGATGCTGCGCCGCCAGGAAGTGCCGCTCGTTCTTCTGGACATGGAACAGACCGGCCAAATCCCCGTTGTGCGCAACGCCATTGAGACGCATTATCAGCCCATTGAGCCGCAGCCCTTCCCCACGAGGAACACGAGCCTCGGTCTTTACATTCCCAAAGGGCAGCCCATCCTGCACGATCCGATTCTCGAACCGAGGTGA
- a CDS encoding radical SAM protein: protein MIDFIKKLKARSARVRRHAAAMFRYPTIGRFWNLAVVETERMLGREVVRGRPYILLIDPLNTCNLRCPFCATGQGNLPLKPGKMKLDSFKSLIDEIAPHTFKIDLYNWGEPFLHKDILPMVAHAHKRRISTAISSNLNVLPQGGGEAVVRSGLDDLVVSCDGLTQETYEQYRVQGKLENVVRNLKEITDARRRLGRKNPHIEFQFLVFKHNEHEVPRVHAFAKGLGADIVRIQKPFVNIESESIRPADNPDFVRSEYLDEEKDQSDRLDIFSPKADQEACAAANPPPIKCFWPWRSTVINWGGQVDPCCGKNYLDSFGNVFEKPFAEIWNGPEYRYARRWITGKAGEDEEQAVVCRGCGGYG, encoded by the coding sequence ATGATCGACTTCATCAAGAAACTCAAAGCTCGCAGCGCACGTGTGCGCCGCCATGCGGCGGCCATGTTCCGTTATCCAACCATCGGGCGGTTCTGGAATCTGGCTGTCGTGGAAACGGAACGCATGCTTGGCCGCGAAGTCGTCCGCGGCCGCCCGTACATTCTGCTGATCGATCCGCTCAACACCTGCAATCTGCGGTGCCCGTTCTGCGCGACCGGCCAAGGCAACCTGCCGCTGAAGCCGGGAAAGATGAAGCTCGATTCCTTCAAGAGTCTGATCGACGAAATCGCCCCGCACACCTTCAAGATCGACCTCTACAACTGGGGCGAGCCTTTCCTGCACAAAGACATCCTTCCGATGGTGGCACACGCGCACAAGCGGCGCATCTCCACCGCGATCAGTTCCAATCTGAACGTCTTGCCCCAGGGCGGGGGAGAGGCCGTGGTTCGCAGCGGGCTCGATGATCTGGTTGTTTCCTGCGATGGCCTGACTCAGGAGACGTACGAGCAATACCGCGTGCAGGGGAAGCTCGAAAACGTCGTGCGCAACTTGAAGGAAATCACTGATGCGCGCCGCCGGCTCGGTCGAAAGAATCCACACATTGAGTTTCAGTTCCTCGTCTTCAAGCACAACGAACACGAAGTGCCCCGCGTGCATGCCTTTGCGAAGGGACTCGGCGCCGACATCGTGCGCATTCAGAAGCCCTTCGTGAACATCGAATCCGAATCGATCCGCCCCGCTGACAATCCGGACTTCGTGCGCAGCGAGTACTTGGATGAAGAAAAAGATCAGTCCGATCGGCTCGACATCTTCAGTCCCAAGGCAGATCAGGAAGCCTGCGCGGCGGCCAATCCTCCTCCGATCAAGTGCTTCTGGCCATGGCGTTCTACGGTCATCAATTGGGGCGGTCAGGTCGATCCATGCTGCGGCAAGAATTACCTGGATAGCTTCGGAAATGTCTTCGAAAAGCCCTTCGCCGAAATCTGGAACGGCCCCGAGTATCGCTACGCCCGACGCTGGATCACTGGCAAAGCCGGGGAAGACGAAGAGCAAGCTGTGGTTTGTCGTGGATGCGGCGGGTACGGGTAA
- a CDS encoding AAA family ATPase encodes MGESMRIHELHIAGFKSILDQRVQLGRLNCFIGANGVGKSNILEALGVLGAAAGGHVDSEAMIRRGVRPGLPRLFKASFSSERTPPHIMLEAKGDPDATFRVTLLNPLKDPEPAWSFKTEYLSSGAQEIVSAGVRRSNKNLDPTAGLSALKVVDLQLDDPASLLLKALQAYAIYTPETAPLRGTEQDSQSRAPVGLSGGGLADGLASLKRQVSEERLDEVLELIDWASEIGSTDSAGALLSPAVPRPKNVLKFTDRFMKPSRNTLSAFDASEGALYVLFSAVLCLAAKSPSIFSIDNLDSALNPRLVTRLVSRIDDWLKSASPGRQLLFTAHNPTVLDGLNLDDDEVRLFAVERNSNGHTIVRRVEVSPDLGQLNEQYPLSRLWAMGHLGAVPNV; translated from the coding sequence ATGGGAGAGAGCATGAGGATTCATGAACTACATATCGCGGGTTTCAAGTCCATTCTGGATCAAAGAGTCCAACTAGGCCGGTTGAACTGCTTCATTGGGGCGAACGGTGTGGGGAAAAGCAATATTCTTGAGGCGTTGGGAGTCCTGGGCGCCGCCGCGGGAGGACATGTAGACTCGGAAGCAATGATTCGGCGCGGGGTGCGGCCCGGCTTGCCTCGCCTTTTCAAAGCCTCTTTTTCCAGCGAACGGACTCCACCGCATATCATGTTGGAGGCGAAGGGAGATCCGGATGCGACCTTCCGAGTAACGCTCCTGAATCCGCTCAAGGATCCGGAGCCGGCATGGAGTTTCAAGACGGAGTATCTCTCTTCTGGAGCGCAAGAAATAGTGAGCGCTGGGGTTCGGCGTAGTAACAAGAATCTGGATCCTACGGCTGGGCTTTCCGCCTTGAAGGTCGTTGACCTGCAATTAGACGATCCTGCTTCGCTGCTGCTAAAGGCGCTTCAGGCTTACGCGATTTATACGCCCGAGACGGCGCCTCTGAGAGGAACCGAGCAGGATTCGCAGTCACGCGCTCCGGTTGGCCTATCTGGAGGCGGTTTGGCGGATGGTCTCGCTTCTCTCAAACGGCAAGTCAGCGAGGAGAGGCTGGACGAAGTTCTGGAGTTAATCGACTGGGCCAGTGAAATCGGCTCAACAGATTCGGCGGGTGCACTCCTCTCACCGGCAGTCCCCCGCCCGAAGAATGTTTTGAAATTCACGGATCGCTTTATGAAACCATCGCGCAATACTCTTTCGGCCTTCGACGCGAGTGAGGGTGCTCTATACGTCTTATTCTCAGCTGTACTTTGCCTGGCGGCAAAATCCCCCAGTATCTTTTCTATCGATAATCTTGATTCAGCTTTAAACCCCCGCCTCGTGACCCGACTGGTATCGCGAATTGATGATTGGCTGAAATCAGCATCTCCAGGACGGCAACTGCTCTTCACCGCGCACAACCCAACAGTGCTCGATGGTTTGAATCTCGACGATGATGAAGTCCGACTTTTCGCGGTCGAGCGGAATAGCAATGGGCATACAATAGTGAGGCGAGTCGAGGTCTCTCCGGATTTGGGGCAGTTGAACGAACAGTATCCCCTCTCACGGCTTTGGGCTATGGGCCATTTAGGAGCAGTTCCCAATGTCTGA
- a CDS encoding 3-oxoacyl-ACP reductase FabG, translating into MPLSQFSLEGKTALVTGASRGIGQAIAIAFAEAGADVALLARNKEDLLETAAQIADKGRSFVVVPTDVSSSDDVTRAFETVANEWEKVDILVNNAGTNIRRPAMETSDEDWHAVLRTNLDSVFYCSRAAARIMSRNDGGHIVNIGSVAGLVSLKTGVAYAASKGAIGQMTRTLALEWAPYGINVNCIAPWYFRTPLTEKLLKDEKYMSAILRATPMKRVGELRDLVGLAIFLASDASAYITGQTIAVDGGMSTMGFDPTS; encoded by the coding sequence ATGCCGCTGAGTCAGTTTTCTTTGGAAGGCAAGACGGCGTTGGTAACGGGCGCCAGTCGAGGTATCGGCCAAGCGATCGCAATCGCCTTCGCCGAAGCCGGCGCCGACGTCGCGCTCCTCGCGCGCAACAAAGAGGACTTGCTCGAAACGGCCGCACAAATCGCGGACAAAGGGCGTTCGTTCGTTGTTGTACCGACCGACGTCAGTAGCTCCGACGACGTCACGCGAGCCTTTGAAACCGTCGCGAACGAGTGGGAGAAAGTCGATATTCTCGTGAACAATGCGGGGACGAATATCCGCCGCCCCGCGATGGAAACCAGCGACGAGGACTGGCACGCGGTTCTGCGTACAAATCTCGATTCCGTCTTCTACTGCTCGAGAGCCGCTGCGCGGATCATGTCGCGCAATGATGGGGGACATATCGTCAACATCGGTTCCGTTGCCGGTCTTGTTTCGCTCAAGACAGGCGTGGCCTATGCAGCCTCGAAGGGGGCGATCGGCCAGATGACGCGCACGCTTGCGCTCGAGTGGGCACCCTACGGGATCAATGTCAACTGCATCGCGCCGTGGTACTTCCGCACGCCATTGACCGAGAAGCTTCTCAAGGATGAAAAGTACATGTCCGCAATTCTGCGGGCGACTCCGATGAAGCGCGTCGGCGAGCTGCGCGATCTGGTTGGACTCGCGATCTTCCTCGCATCGGACGCATCGGCCTACATCACCGGACAGACGATCGCCGTCGATGGTGGAATGTCCACGATGGGTTTTGATCCGACGTCTTGA
- a CDS encoding serine/threonine protein kinase, translated as MADVRQEDMGLPKELPDDPGMSYDPVRSVARRDPMALHREVTIMYKTGILSQWRVDEPASRDLAEQETGPPPSDEFGLPMPIAFTLQRIVGTGGFGEVWEATQQSLGRTIAVKRLKDSIYQRAADTWQSRQLEVLFRQEALTAASLEHPNIVPVHDLGLDESGRPLLAMKMVKGKPWHQMIREDFELSTGEFLGRHLQILIDVAQAVAFAHSRGVVHRDLKPSQVMVGEFGEVLLMDWGLALVYDKDKARQGDTNLLTTGLAPTKENAQNPAGTPCYMAPEQTEETMDRIGPWTDVFLLGGILYFLLTRSVPYPGGKTFETYKQAMVGDVEPPRYRAPGRWIPAELNAVCTKAMAPEPEDRYQSATEFMEGIQDYLSGAGKRRESMALTSEVAGHAKGDGTSGYQVLTGCMEKLERAAGLWPENPDIPPLRRWVLTELAQTAAANNDLALARAMIERLEEGLRRETLLEQVAKREQSIRDVRRQRWIFLGLTIVLLAAVYGLVFGFFMLTRETHQATERGEDLMNYIFARANGLPPEQITPEELNNALSQVMAFYDKGSIANLHESTLQQRGRDLDALADRLIDAGQLPSALMAQQVRLNFLEALDAPVTMSQCLVEIARLQMLLGLTDQGRMTFRQGMNLSASQGTEAQRTIREAYLREDFADSLNQSGLYQEGIDVITPAYDFWRQRVDKDDTDENRISLAEIMVKKARMHNALGQTKSAKTVYSGAYRILSPMKVRMSRPASFERYFVEACVGSSRNSEAAKFVDDAVRSVEPDDPLIAILRAQHLLPPSWGR; from the coding sequence ATGGCCGATGTACGGCAGGAGGACATGGGTCTCCCGAAGGAACTGCCCGATGATCCGGGCATGTCCTACGATCCGGTGCGTTCCGTGGCCAGGCGTGACCCGATGGCACTCCATCGGGAAGTCACGATCATGTACAAGACCGGGATCCTGAGCCAGTGGCGCGTCGACGAGCCCGCGAGTCGCGATCTGGCCGAGCAGGAAACCGGTCCGCCGCCATCGGATGAATTCGGCCTTCCGATGCCGATTGCATTCACCCTCCAGCGTATCGTCGGGACCGGCGGTTTCGGCGAAGTCTGGGAGGCCACGCAGCAGTCCCTTGGCCGCACGATTGCCGTCAAACGCCTGAAAGACAGTATCTATCAGCGAGCCGCCGATACATGGCAGTCGCGCCAACTCGAGGTCCTCTTCCGCCAGGAGGCCCTGACGGCGGCCAGCCTCGAACATCCCAACATCGTTCCGGTGCACGACCTCGGGCTCGATGAATCGGGCCGACCGCTCCTCGCCATGAAGATGGTGAAGGGCAAGCCGTGGCACCAGATGATCCGCGAAGATTTCGAGCTCTCGACGGGCGAGTTCCTCGGCCGCCACCTTCAGATTCTGATCGATGTGGCCCAGGCCGTCGCCTTCGCTCACTCCCGCGGCGTCGTTCACCGCGACCTCAAGCCATCTCAGGTAATGGTCGGGGAATTCGGCGAAGTGCTGCTCATGGATTGGGGACTGGCACTCGTCTACGATAAGGACAAGGCTCGCCAGGGGGATACGAATCTCCTGACGACGGGGCTGGCGCCGACCAAGGAGAACGCCCAGAATCCGGCCGGCACTCCTTGCTACATGGCGCCGGAGCAGACCGAAGAGACGATGGATCGCATCGGTCCTTGGACAGATGTCTTCTTGCTTGGCGGCATTCTCTATTTCCTCCTGACGCGAAGCGTTCCCTATCCAGGTGGAAAGACATTCGAGACGTACAAGCAGGCCATGGTTGGCGACGTTGAGCCGCCCCGGTATCGTGCCCCCGGACGCTGGATTCCAGCCGAACTGAACGCCGTTTGCACAAAGGCAATGGCCCCCGAGCCGGAGGATCGTTACCAGAGCGCCACCGAGTTCATGGAGGGTATTCAGGATTACCTGTCCGGCGCCGGCAAGCGCCGCGAATCCATGGCATTGACCTCCGAGGTCGCCGGCCATGCCAAGGGCGACGGAACCTCCGGCTACCAGGTACTGACCGGCTGCATGGAGAAACTGGAACGTGCGGCCGGACTTTGGCCCGAGAATCCGGACATTCCGCCGCTGCGGCGCTGGGTGCTGACGGAACTAGCACAAACCGCCGCCGCGAATAACGATCTGGCGCTGGCCAGGGCGATGATCGAACGCCTTGAGGAAGGCCTGCGCCGGGAGACGTTGCTCGAACAAGTCGCAAAGCGCGAACAGTCTATCCGTGATGTCCGCCGTCAGCGCTGGATCTTCCTGGGGTTGACGATCGTGCTTCTGGCGGCCGTGTACGGCCTCGTTTTCGGCTTCTTTATGCTCACGCGCGAAACGCATCAGGCAACCGAACGCGGCGAGGATCTGATGAACTACATCTTCGCCCGGGCCAATGGCTTGCCGCCCGAGCAAATCACCCCCGAGGAACTGAACAACGCATTGAGCCAGGTGATGGCCTTCTACGACAAAGGATCCATTGCGAACCTGCACGAATCGACGCTCCAACAACGTGGCCGCGATCTCGACGCATTGGCCGATCGCCTGATCGATGCCGGGCAGTTGCCTTCGGCGCTGATGGCGCAACAGGTGCGTTTGAATTTCCTGGAGGCGCTGGATGCTCCAGTCACGATGTCGCAGTGTCTCGTGGAAATCGCGCGGCTGCAGATGCTGCTCGGTTTGACGGACCAGGGGCGCATGACATTCCGCCAGGGCATGAATCTCAGCGCCAGCCAGGGGACCGAGGCGCAACGCACAATTCGCGAAGCCTATCTGCGCGAGGATTTCGCCGATTCGCTCAATCAATCCGGGCTCTATCAGGAGGGAATCGACGTCATTACGCCAGCTTATGATTTCTGGCGGCAACGCGTCGACAAGGACGATACCGACGAGAATCGCATCTCACTTGCCGAAATCATGGTCAAGAAGGCGCGAATGCACAACGCTCTGGGGCAGACGAAGAGCGCTAAGACGGTCTATTCCGGTGCATATCGGATCCTTTCCCCGATGAAAGTCCGGATGTCGCGTCCGGCGAGTTTCGAGCGTTACTTCGTTGAGGCCTGCGTGGGCTCCAGCCGGAATTCAGAGGCCGCCAAGTTCGTGGACGACGCAGTCCGCTCTGTCGAGCCGGACGATCCGCTGATCGCGATTCTTCGAGCGCAACACTTGCTTCCGCCGAGTTGGGGACGGTAG
- a CDS encoding GPP34 family phosphoprotein: MADMQLHLHEEMLLLLLKDEEGTFHNAWRHIALGAALLSELLLDGYARVEETKRGREMVISATEASPINPILAECHAAIATAKKPCVASHWVSKFGNQRDLAQRIAEGLAERGILRIDRESILLIFKRTIFPEIDHKPEEQLMQRIWGAIHSTDAVDPRTAVIVGLAQHTGLMRQLFDKSALKTHKERIEALANGNAAVSGAKEAVQAAQAAIMVATIMPAIVATTVVSH; this comes from the coding sequence ATGGCCGACATGCAATTGCACCTGCACGAAGAGATGCTGCTCCTGCTGCTGAAGGACGAGGAGGGCACGTTCCACAATGCCTGGCGACACATCGCCCTGGGGGCGGCGCTGCTGTCGGAATTGCTCCTCGATGGCTATGCCCGCGTCGAAGAAACCAAGCGTGGTCGCGAGATGGTTATCTCCGCGACCGAGGCATCCCCGATCAATCCGATTCTGGCGGAGTGCCACGCGGCGATCGCGACCGCCAAGAAGCCCTGCGTCGCCTCGCATTGGGTGTCGAAGTTCGGCAATCAGCGCGACTTGGCTCAGCGCATCGCCGAGGGCCTGGCCGAGCGGGGAATCCTGCGGATCGACCGCGAATCGATTCTGCTCATCTTCAAGCGCACGATCTTCCCCGAAATCGATCACAAGCCCGAGGAGCAGTTGATGCAGCGCATCTGGGGCGCGATTCATAGCACCGATGCCGTCGATCCGCGCACGGCCGTCATCGTCGGCCTCGCGCAGCACACCGGCCTCATGCGCCAACTCTTCGACAAGTCCGCGCTGAAGACGCACAAGGAACGGATCGAGGCGCTCGCGAACGGCAACGCCGCCGTCTCCGGCGCGAAGGAAGCCGTGCAAGCCGCCCAGGCCGCCATCATGGTGGCCACGATCATGCCGGCGATCGTGGCGACGACGGTGGTGTCGCACTGA
- the sucC gene encoding ADP-forming succinate--CoA ligase subunit beta, with protein MKIHEYQAKRILAEFGVATPLGEVATTVEEAVAAAENIGAWPVVVKAQVHVGGRGKAGGVKLAKSMDELKDAASKILGLNIKGIVVRKVLIEPGIDIKREIYLGIIMDRGTKRPVIMASAEGGVEIEEVAKETPEKILKLGVPPFTGLRSHHIVRLWEFLDIPEAARKSFGAIVKGLVKAFFQKDCSLAEINPLVITGSGQVIACDAKMNFDDNALPWHKELDELRDDGEEEPLEVEARAKKLNYVKLDGQIGCIVNGAGLAMCTMDVVKHFGGSPANFLDIGGGAKAEQVADALKLITSDPHVNTIFFNVFGGIVRCDNVAKGILLALEQLPDFDYPIVIRLSGTNEEKARQMLEGSPLKMAPNMAEGAKMAVEIAKSR; from the coding sequence ATGAAAATTCACGAATATCAAGCAAAGAGAATCCTTGCCGAGTTTGGCGTGGCCACCCCTTTGGGCGAAGTCGCCACGACCGTTGAGGAAGCGGTGGCCGCGGCCGAGAATATCGGCGCATGGCCGGTGGTGGTGAAGGCCCAGGTCCATGTGGGCGGCCGTGGTAAGGCCGGCGGCGTGAAGCTGGCCAAGTCTATGGACGAGTTGAAAGACGCCGCGTCCAAGATCCTTGGGCTGAACATCAAGGGAATCGTCGTCCGCAAGGTCCTGATCGAGCCGGGCATCGACATCAAGCGCGAGATTTATCTGGGCATCATCATGGATCGAGGCACAAAGCGGCCGGTCATCATGGCGTCCGCCGAAGGCGGCGTGGAGATCGAAGAAGTCGCCAAGGAGACACCGGAGAAGATCCTGAAGCTGGGCGTCCCCCCCTTCACCGGCCTGCGCAGCCACCACATCGTTCGCCTTTGGGAGTTCCTGGATATTCCGGAAGCCGCGCGCAAGTCCTTCGGCGCGATCGTGAAGGGCCTCGTGAAGGCATTCTTCCAGAAGGACTGCTCGCTGGCCGAGATCAACCCGCTCGTCATCACCGGCTCGGGCCAGGTCATCGCCTGCGACGCCAAGATGAACTTCGACGACAACGCATTGCCATGGCACAAGGAACTCGATGAGTTGCGCGACGACGGCGAGGAAGAGCCACTGGAAGTCGAGGCGCGCGCGAAGAAGTTGAACTACGTGAAGCTCGACGGGCAGATCGGCTGTATCGTAAACGGCGCGGGGCTGGCCATGTGTACGATGGACGTCGTGAAGCACTTCGGCGGATCGCCGGCGAACTTCCTGGACATCGGCGGCGGCGCCAAGGCCGAGCAGGTGGCCGACGCGCTGAAGCTGATCACGTCCGACCCGCACGTGAACACGATCTTCTTCAACGTGTTCGGCGGAATCGTGCGCTGCGATAACGTCGCGAAGGGCATTCTGCTCGCGCTCGAGCAGTTGCCGGACTTCGACTACCCGATCGTCATTCGCCTCAGCGGTACAAACGAAGAAAAGGCGCGCCAGATGCTTGAAGGGTCACCCCTCAAGATGGCCCCGAATATGGCCGAAGGCGCAAAGATGGCCGTGGAAATCGCCAAGTCGCGGTAA
- a CDS encoding dipeptide ABC transporter ATP-binding protein, which produces MTDDARTQDVVLEVRDLKKWFPIRKGLLSRVVAHVKAVDGVSLHLCKGETLGLVGESGCGKTTAGRLVMNLIPATEGDVRIGNSKNLCELSPREMLPYRRKIQMIFQDPFSSLNPRMTVGTMIAEALAIHKLVPKGPQREKRVRQLLDFVGLPTESAKRFPHEFSGGQRQRIGVARALAVEPEIIIADEPVSALDVSIQAQVINLLEELQREFGLAFLFISHDLSVVGHLCHRVAVMYLGRIVEKGEKLTIFNAPRHPYTKALLSAVPVIEKDQRRQRVILPGDVPSPVDPPPGCHFHPRCPARFGPCDQVVPKLLPLADGTRVACHLYDPAFKGELTDDLQKAKELDVMPDFIDRVKDEFSTETSTKDNPLQPRPEAAVAAEKGSAE; this is translated from the coding sequence ATGACCGACGACGCAAGAACCCAAGACGTTGTTCTCGAAGTTCGCGACCTGAAGAAGTGGTTCCCCATTCGCAAGGGGCTGCTCTCGCGCGTGGTTGCTCACGTGAAGGCCGTGGACGGTGTGTCGCTTCACCTGTGCAAGGGCGAGACGCTGGGTCTTGTGGGCGAGTCCGGCTGCGGCAAGACAACTGCAGGCCGATTGGTCATGAACCTGATCCCGGCCACCGAAGGCGACGTCCGCATCGGCAACTCGAAGAACCTGTGCGAGCTCTCGCCGCGCGAGATGCTCCCCTACCGCCGGAAGATCCAGATGATCTTCCAGGATCCGTTTTCTTCGCTCAACCCGCGCATGACCGTCGGAACGATGATCGCCGAAGCCTTGGCGATTCACAAACTGGTTCCGAAAGGCCCTCAGCGTGAAAAGCGCGTTCGCCAGTTACTTGATTTTGTCGGACTGCCAACGGAGAGCGCGAAGCGTTTCCCGCACGAATTCTCCGGCGGCCAACGCCAGCGCATCGGCGTTGCTCGTGCACTCGCCGTCGAGCCCGAGATCATCATCGCAGATGAACCGGTTTCGGCACTCGACGTCTCGATCCAGGCGCAGGTCATCAACCTGCTCGAGGAGTTGCAGCGCGAATTCGGTCTCGCCTTCCTGTTCATCAGCCACGATCTGTCCGTCGTTGGCCACCTTTGCCATCGTGTCGCCGTCATGTACTTGGGCCGGATCGTGGAGAAGGGCGAGAAGCTGACGATCTTTAACGCGCCGCGGCATCCTTACACAAAAGCACTGCTGAGCGCCGTGCCCGTGATCGAAAAAGACCAGCGCCGCCAACGAGTTATCCTGCCGGGCGATGTTCCATCTCCCGTCGATCCGCCTCCTGGATGTCACTTCCACCCGCGCTGTCCCGCGCGGTTCGGCCCATGCGATCAGGTCGTTCCGAAATTGCTTCCCCTGGCGGACGGTACGCGCGTCGCCTGCCATCTGTACGATCCGGCCTTCAAGGGTGAGCTCACGGACGATCTGCAGAAGGCGAAGGAACTGGATGTGATGCCGGACTTCATCGATCGTGTGAAGGATGAGTTTTCGACGGAAACCAGCACGAAAGACAATCCCCTCCAGCCCCGGCCCGAGGCCGCCGTTGCCGCGGAAAAGGGCTCGGCCGAGTAA
- a CDS encoding gamma carbonic anhydrase family protein, translating into MPIIPFEGRVPKIHPNAFVAPTAVIIGEVEIEEDASVWYGCVLRGDLEPIYVGKRSNIQDNSVLHTGEGEPCIIKEDITVGHLAMIHACEIEPGCLIGMSATILNRSVIGKECIVGAGAVIAEDKRIPARSLVLGVPGRVVRELTEEDVKGSYYNTGKYVNNGKRHLAMMQEWTAGTGWKF; encoded by the coding sequence ATGCCGATTATTCCATTCGAGGGCCGAGTGCCCAAGATCCACCCAAATGCCTTTGTCGCCCCCACGGCCGTAATCATCGGAGAGGTCGAAATCGAGGAAGATGCCTCCGTGTGGTACGGTTGCGTCCTGCGCGGCGACCTCGAGCCCATCTATGTCGGGAAGCGCTCGAACATCCAAGATAACAGCGTTCTGCACACCGGCGAAGGCGAGCCCTGTATCATCAAAGAAGACATCACCGTTGGACATCTGGCGATGATCCATGCTTGCGAAATCGAGCCCGGATGTCTGATCGGAATGAGTGCCACGATTCTGAATCGCTCCGTCATTGGGAAGGAGTGCATCGTTGGCGCAGGCGCCGTGATCGCGGAAGACAAGAGGATCCCGGCGCGCAGCCTGGTTCTTGGCGTTCCGGGGCGCGTTGTTCGGGAACTCACCGAGGAAGATGTGAAGGGTTCCTACTACAACACCGGGAAGTACGTGAATAACGGGAAGCGGCACCTCGCCATGATGCAGGAGTGGACAGCAGGAACGGGCTGGAAATTCTAG
- a CDS encoding YjzC family protein — MAKQEKLKPGQEAPRSGQYGVVGPRGGDTGKEVTVPKGKVLPPTSKPGQGYKLNDPTKNKSGQGK, encoded by the coding sequence ATGGCCAAGCAAGAAAAACTCAAGCCAGGGCAGGAAGCCCCGCGATCCGGGCAATACGGAGTCGTGGGTCCCCGAGGCGGTGATACTGGCAAAGAAGTCACCGTTCCCAAGGGCAAAGTCCTGCCGCCAACGTCGAAACCGGGTCAAGGCTATAAGCTCAATGATCCGACAAAGAACAAGAGCGGTCAGGGTAAGTAA